A section of the Schistosoma haematobium chromosome ZW, whole genome shotgun sequence genome encodes:
- a CDS encoding hypothetical protein (EggNog:ENOG410W15V), giving the protein MMESQRRGLRVLNTSEHIEPKKTQLSVEKKPGIIPAKHFVKEPIANKPVVNKVAPFIIFQDPIETHCQHCGALRFKSQKDQHLNSSKEYKETATQVEVIDLNAWLCSEHAPEKYWETVAEQRRVALKETLDENLQLCELVEKLNFEIERLSAIASSGDHIDSMYNQLFGGQEAHSDLSAKPQEPSCEPNPAQLT; this is encoded by the exons ATGATGGAGTCTCAGCGCAGGGGATTACGGGTTTTGAATACGTCCGAACATATAGAGCCAAAGAAA ACACAGCTTTCAGTTGAGAAAAAGCCTGGAATAATACCTGCTAAACATTTTGTAAAGGAACCAATTGCCAATAAACCCGTTGTCAACAAAGTTGCTCCGTTTATTATTTTCCAAGACCCTATTGAAACTCATTGCCAGCATTGTGGTGCTTTGCGCTTTAAAAGCCAGAAAGATCAGCATCTTAATTCCTCGAAAGAGTATAAGGAAACTGCTACTCAAGTGGAAGTCATAGACCTTAATGCTTGGTTGTGTTCAG AGCATGCACCTGAAAAGTATTGGGAAACCGTCGCGGAACAAAGGCGAGTGGCTTTAAAGGAAACCTTAGATGAAAATTTGCAG CTGTGTGAACTCGTTGAGAAGCTGAACTTTGAAATTGAAAGACTAAGTGCCATCGCTTCAAGTGGTGATCACATTGATTCGATGTACAAC CAATTATTTGGAGGGCAAGAAGCACACAGTGATCTCTCCGCAAAGCCTCAGGAACCCAGCTGTGAACCTAACCCAGCACAATTGACGTGA